The following proteins are encoded in a genomic region of Telopea speciosissima isolate NSW1024214 ecotype Mountain lineage unplaced genomic scaffold, Tspe_v1 Tspe_v1.0633, whole genome shotgun sequence:
- the LOC122648246 gene encoding tropinone reductase homolog At1g07440 has product MVSRIMDDRWSLNGMTALVTDGTSTIGFIAIVEELAQLGAIVHTYFRNEVERNEFWGVWQRKGFQVTGSVYDASSRRPQREKLMEIVSSVFHGKLNILVSFVFSTFSFFFGYFRLSIGKRLSA; this is encoded by the exons ATGGTTTCCCG CATTATGGACGATCGGTGGTCGCTAAATGGAATGACTGCTCTTGTTACTGATGGAACCAGTACGATTGGGTTC ATTGCCATTGTGGAGGAATTAGCTCAACTAGGGGCGATCGTGCATACCTATTTTCGAAACGAGGTTGAACGCAACGAGTTCTGGGGTGTCTGGCAAAGAAAGGGTTTCCAAGTTACTGGGTCGGTCTACGATGCTTCGTCTCGTCGTCCTCAACGAGAGAAACTCATGGAGATTGTCTCCTCTGTTTTCCATGGCAAGCTCAATatccttgtaagttttgttttctctacattttctttcttctttgggtACTTCAGGCTCTCAATTGGAAAGAGACTGTCCGCATAG